From Halobacteriovorax sp. HLS, the proteins below share one genomic window:
- a CDS encoding methyl-accepting chemotaxis protein, with protein sequence MNKSPNQASFRFKVLFVIITVAFVCITIVASVSYFKSREALQAQSINQFSSMGEMIKSRLTQIERQTKVFSERMGKNRLVEGLFLAYEGAFYGASLFPGEDQDINTSQYDSLEQTYGQRTTELTKDFSLKNFMLVSLDSTVILTAIPDKKNIFLGRNLLNGGYKGTLLEKCFSKAVADTTGKLFFSGYEYNKISNSVDAFYCIKQFAEFDHLSEGIKKGDDMGIVITQIDVDLMSATVSQRVGMGETGQAYLVGADKLLRTDFYVNKEKFNTLNSFKNNEPMKSPSVDLAIEGKSATHFIKDPNGKDVLSYYSPIKMYNQNWALVTEIQEDEMFAPVKAMMIFVTILATVALVLIALIGMFVSKKLVAPIVSANEVLGEVAKEVDSNANKMKSNSEGRSDSANQIASAIQETVSTLDELSSMVNKNLENVELSSKKSQESKEVAQRGKVSVTNMIGAMGEINHSNEEIVNEMNNISTKMNEIISVINEIGDKTNVINDIVFQTKLLSFNASVEAARAGEHGKGFAVVAEEVGSLATASGKAATEISDMLGESVKRVESIVSDTKSKIGSLSSVGQEKVELGTKTAKECEEVLDQILVNVLEVNDKVSEITNASNEQASGIKEVAKAMSQLDEMTHSTSTISIEALQSSEVLNTESKRLAEVVDDLSSLVSGGKAKVEKSNVINISDIKENITNEENIKSSEDDFTADSPAVTKKAVGSSLDVPSADDERFEDV encoded by the coding sequence ATGAATAAAAGCCCCAATCAAGCTAGTTTTAGATTTAAAGTATTATTTGTGATAATTACTGTTGCCTTTGTATGCATCACAATTGTTGCTTCTGTTTCATACTTTAAGTCAAGAGAAGCTCTTCAAGCACAATCTATTAATCAGTTTTCGAGTATGGGAGAAATGATAAAAAGTCGTTTAACTCAAATCGAGAGGCAGACTAAAGTTTTCTCAGAAAGAATGGGGAAGAATAGGCTCGTTGAAGGACTTTTTCTAGCTTATGAAGGGGCTTTTTATGGTGCAAGTTTATTTCCTGGTGAAGATCAGGACATTAATACTTCACAGTATGACAGTTTAGAACAAACATACGGACAGAGAACTACAGAGCTAACGAAAGACTTTTCCTTGAAAAATTTTATGTTAGTTTCTCTTGACTCTACCGTCATCCTGACAGCGATTCCGGATAAGAAAAATATTTTCTTAGGACGAAATCTCTTAAATGGAGGCTACAAAGGTACTTTACTAGAAAAGTGCTTTTCTAAGGCAGTTGCAGACACCACTGGAAAATTATTTTTTAGTGGATATGAATATAATAAAATTAGTAATTCAGTAGATGCCTTCTATTGTATTAAGCAATTTGCTGAATTTGATCACCTCTCTGAGGGGATTAAAAAGGGTGATGATATGGGAATCGTTATCACTCAAATTGATGTTGACTTGATGAGCGCGACTGTCTCTCAAAGAGTCGGTATGGGGGAAACTGGTCAGGCCTATTTAGTAGGTGCAGATAAACTCCTTCGAACTGATTTCTATGTAAATAAAGAAAAATTTAATACTCTTAATTCATTTAAGAACAATGAACCTATGAAAAGTCCCTCAGTTGATTTAGCAATTGAAGGGAAGAGCGCAACACATTTTATTAAGGACCCTAATGGCAAAGATGTTCTAAGCTATTATTCTCCTATTAAAATGTATAATCAAAATTGGGCACTCGTAACAGAGATCCAAGAAGACGAAATGTTTGCACCTGTTAAAGCAATGATGATTTTTGTAACAATCTTGGCGACAGTAGCTTTAGTTTTAATAGCCTTGATTGGGATGTTTGTTAGTAAGAAACTTGTTGCTCCTATCGTATCAGCTAACGAGGTTCTTGGGGAAGTTGCTAAAGAAGTTGATAGCAATGCAAATAAAATGAAATCAAACTCTGAAGGTCGAAGTGACAGTGCTAACCAAATTGCATCTGCAATTCAAGAGACGGTATCAACCCTTGATGAATTATCTTCAATGGTAAATAAGAACTTAGAAAATGTTGAACTCTCAAGTAAAAAGTCACAAGAATCTAAAGAGGTTGCTCAAAGAGGAAAAGTTTCAGTAACCAATATGATTGGGGCAATGGGTGAGATTAATCATTCAAATGAAGAGATTGTAAATGAAATGAATAATATTAGTACTAAGATGAATGAGATCATTAGTGTCATCAATGAGATTGGCGATAAGACTAATGTTATTAATGATATCGTATTTCAAACTAAACTACTTTCTTTCAATGCTTCTGTCGAGGCCGCTAGAGCTGGAGAACATGGAAAAGGTTTTGCTGTGGTTGCCGAAGAGGTTGGTTCCTTAGCAACTGCCAGTGGTAAAGCTGCAACTGAGATTAGTGATATGCTAGGAGAGAGTGTCAAGAGAGTTGAATCAATCGTATCTGATACAAAATCTAAGATTGGTTCACTTTCTTCTGTCGGGCAAGAGAAAGTTGAGCTTGGAACTAAGACGGCTAAAGAGTGTGAAGAGGTTCTAGATCAAATATTAGTAAATGTATTGGAAGTAAATGACAAGGTTTCTGAAATTACTAATGCATCAAATGAGCAGGCGTCAGGAATTAAAGAGGTTGCTAAAGCAATGAGCCAGCTAGATGAAATGACACATAGTACTTCAACTATCTCAATTGAGGCCTTGCAGTCTTCGGAAGTATTAAATACGGAGTCAAAGCGCCTTGCTGAAGTTGTAGATGATCTTAGCTCACTAGTAAGTGGTGGAAAAGCAAAAGTTGAAAAGAGTAATGTAATAAATATTTCTGATATAAAAGAAAATATTACAAATGAAGAAAATATTAAGTCAAGCGAAGACGACTTTACAGCCGATAGCCCAGCTGTAACAAAGAAAGCAGTCGGATCTTCACTTGATGTTCCAAGTGCAGATGATGAACGATTTGAAGATGTTTAA